In Plutella xylostella chromosome 8, ilPluXylo3.1, whole genome shotgun sequence, the genomic stretch cgaaaaacttttttccgaatttgataaccccgaatatgtaatttacgaaatattgcaataccgatttttttaaataccgaattataatattcacgaaaattataatttcgaatattataatcacgaatattgttattacgattgttaaatatacgaatgttaaaaaatacgattactttattatacgaaaaataaaataccgatttattataatcacgaaaaagtcaaatcccgatcggaaatatgataattcgtgattttgacaaaaaaacataaacgtctttaaaactttagaaccaaaaccaaaagataggtgcgacgacgagcaaagcgaggaggagcgtgttaggtgcacatagatatcgaaaaacaaagcggagcgcagcgaagcggagcggagcgtttcaaatatagagcaaaacaattgcttggatttttatggtgtttaaacttaaaaaccttaggacctaaacctaaagataggtgcgacgacgagcaaagcgaggaggagcgtgttaggtgcacatagatatcgaaaaacaaagcggagcgcagcgaagcggagcggagcgtttcaaatatagagcaaaacaattgctaggatttttacggtgtttaaacttaaaaaccttaggacctaaacctaaagataggtgcgacgacgagcaaagcgaggaggagcgtgttaggtgcacatagatatcgaaaaacaaagcggagcgcagcgaagcggagcggagcgtttcacataatatagcttaaaaaatattgtttttatacgcatgatgctgcattattcatataaccatttcttgttaactaagaaacattcgggaatttgtattttcggaatattaaaacttcgggattcgtaattttaacaattcgatacaataaaaaatcgtacttttgaaacatcgaaataataatattcggaaaattgactttcgtcattttaataaatgtgttgtttgaaatttcgttcataaactattcgtgattttcgttattcggaaacttaaaattcgggattttgaattattcggaactatgaaattcgaaattttaaaaatcgttattttcatattcgtaaaaaagtaattcggaattatgtagtgtacccgttAGCGAGGTTATCCTTCTGACAGGAGTTCTCAACAGTTTGAAAGATAGTCCCCGAAGGCTTCAGTTGGGAGGTCTTCAGAGGACTAAAATAATACCGTCCGACTTAGGTACAGGTCTAATCCAAGCTAAAACTCTATTGGCTTGGCtatgatatattttgtatttctttGAATAGGTTTTGTATAAATAGTGAGTtagagttaaaaaaaacaatgaacgCAATTTATTGATCACACACACACGTTTTAGTTTgcatttaataacatttaactttacctacaaataatttaaaaaatatattcaggGTTACGTATcagttacatattttttttctaaaatagaTTGTGATAGGTTATACTTCTTTATTCTCTGCTTTGGGCGTTTGACTTTGGTATTGCAGTAATAACATAATTgtattatacctaagtaagtactttttgttataatatttatatacttaatactttGGTACTACATACTACAGTCAACGCTACGCTAGTCTATAGTAACACGACTAACCTTATACGAATCTCCTACCACACTGGCAGTACTGGTGTATCTCTGGAAGAAATTTCTTTTACCATCCAACCCTGTCTCATCTGTGGTGCCAGAAATGGCCGTGACAACATCATTGGTCGTTTTGCCACTTCTACGACCTAGAGTTATGTTGTATCTAGAAACTTCTAGACCTACTTTTCTAGCACTAAAACTACGTCCTAAAGACTTAGATCTTTTGGTTGTGAATTTATCTTTGGGTATTTTGACGTCATACAAGGGATTAATGATTCCAGTACAATTTTCGTTAAGCTTGTTGGAGCTTTGGTAGGTTTTGGTGAGGCTTTGAGGTAGGTTGAGTTTTTCGTTCATGATTTCTAAATGTTTCAGGTGGTTTTCTAGTTCTTGCAGGCGTTTGGGTGGAGTGAAGTCTGCTTGTATCTTCTGGGTTACCTGTTGATGAATAAACTGTGATAAtgtacaaattttatatgCTTAAAAGCTGTCATGACTGCACCGCTATTGTAGAAGAgtctacataaaaaaacccTATTGTACTCTTCTCtctaaatagatagatagatatccCTGTCAAAACAGTATATGGCTACGAGTGCAATTTACGTACGTGAGACATGTTGATCAATAAAATCAATGCCTGATTGTGGCAAGCTTataaacttattatatttagttcgATACGTAATCAATATAAATTTAgtggaaaattatttttgtcgtaaaactataaaagttgtCAAAGAAAATTTATTCCAAACAAACGGCTGTTTGTTTCAGAATACAATTTCTGTTTTTGCAAGAAAACTGAAGAAATAAACAACATAATTCTACAAGATCTCGACGGACTAAATTAAACCAAGGCCTGTCTGCCTGAATTCCAATACTTGCTATAAAATCCTTCGGCTTATAAAACAATCTAtgacacaaaataataaaaacaaaacagataTAAGTTAATAAGACTTTAGTACGATGTTGAAGCACACTTGGGAAATGTGAGATGTCTCGAGTTCTGTTCTCTGGATATTGAATCGATAGTATCAAATATTGTATTCGATTCAAGTGCTATAAAGCGACGTGTAAAAGTAAGGAGATATTTGTTATGTTTTCGACATAGTATTTATAGCTTTTCTGAGAAGCTTCGTGCTACTTGTGTAACCtacatttttatcattttatttatttattataaaagctaTTGACATTACCTATACCCATAGTTCATTAAAAACTGCGTACAggccggccaaacgaacgccaacgaacgggttttgttgaccttcgtggttgcaatctgccctgtattatgtatgttaaatATCCATTgatgggcgttcgttgggcgttcgttgggccggtctgtacccAGCTTAATATTAAGATCGTCGGACGCGTTTGAAAATGGACAAAACGTCAGGATCCAGAAGGCCACAACGGCTCAAGATGGCCCATAGTAGTCACGCATGTATAATTTCTTTAACTGCATCAACTGCATGTACCTATGTGTGCGATCATTTTTCAAGTCCAACGTCTACTTGACCATTATTTTCGTGctctttttaattaagtacttataggttAAACCCTTCTTCACCCAAACCCTTTCTTCATTgtaaggagacccgtgccctagCAGTGGAGAcatgatgggtcgtgatgatgactTCTAATTGGTTATATTACCAGTTTCCTAGAAGCGATCctcggcagcggcggcggctgcggcgccTCGTCTGCCGACGTGTAGTCGGGGGCTCGGGCGCGGTACCGCTGCTCGGGTTCAGTGGTCATGGTGGCTTCTGGAAGCTTCCATGCGCTGCGGGAGAGAGAAGGTGttgtaaaatgaaataaatgagTGTTGGAAATAATTGGCCAGGGCATTTGTAGATTATTAGCCTCTTTCTGAGGGTGATTAGCAATTTGAGTGAGGCAAAGCTAAAGCTTCTTCTATCAATCGGCATTGAGTCTTTGACCTTTGGACACGCCGGCGCCGTAATGAGTAATGGTTTTAAACCTAGTTAAAATTGCTTTAAATTTGagttacaaaaattaaaaagaaataggTACAAACTTGCTAGGTCTCTCGCTGCTCCTggagcgcgcggcgcgggccaGCCGGTGCAGCGAGAACAGCGCGCCCTCGCTGGACTCCCACAGCCACGGGCACAGCTCTTGCAGCACCTGGGGATATCAGACATCATGGTTATATCATCTAAGGCAACTTGGTAGCGCCTTCGTCCTTTGGAGATATTCAATGATGTAGGATAAGTTTGAAGCGTCAATACGTCTATCGTCTTGTAGTAATCTAGGGTGGTGAAAAGTAGTAGTAatcatcaaataaattatgtccCTGATTGTTATGTGTTGGTTTAATCTGTATGCCTTCTTCAAACTACATGGGCTGCCCGGGTTGCCCCTCCCTTTATAAGGGCAATAAAAGATGTCAACACTGCAGTTGTATGCGTTTCTAGCAGGCATTGTCAGCATTGGCATCTGCGCAATACCAGCAACCTACAcgcttttgttttttatgtctAGAATGTCCAATAAAATACAGTCCTTATCAACTCACAGTAAAGTTCCCCCTCCTCAGCAGCGCGGCCACCAGGTCCCCCGGCATGAGGTGCGGCAGTTGCGCCGCGGACAGTCGGCTCAGCACCGTCAGCGGCTGACTCTGAGCGAGGATCCAGTCCGTGTGCGCTGACCAGGGCGCGTCTTCCACGTCTGATGTGCAGGAGTCTTCCACTGGAGAGTATTTGAGTGTTAAGATTTAAGGGAATATTTTCGTCCGCAAAGGATTGTGCTACCCTACTGCTAGAGTTGCGTATCAAAGAGCGTCACAATACTTGGTCCTCGGTTTTCCGCTTGccaccactaccggctacctttTTATCATAGATCGTTAGATCGTTGGTCTAGCAGACTGAAGGGAAACcatactacatacatacatgtaaactgctattttaataattatgttgtttcAGGTTTCTCTAAGTATTCTCGTATCAGAAAGGTTATGCCAAAAGTTAAGTTACCAATACAGCACTGACATTTGTGGTAATGGTCTTAGGATAATGACTTACAATAAAAACTCACCACACAGAGCGTCCTTAACCCCATTGATAAAGTCCAGAGTCTCCAACAAACTGGGCCTGCTCATTTCCTTGGCTCTGACCGATGAACCAGCAGACCTTGGCCTCCGCATCTCCTTCACACTCTCTATAGGCTCGGTATACACGAGGGTCCTGAGAGTGTGGTACTTGCGGCGTAAGGTTTGAGGGTCGGATTGGCTGGTGATGGTGATTTCAGGGAAGCCGTAGCTGGTTGCcgggcggcgacggcggctaCGTCGTCTTACTACCCTGATGGGGGAAAAGtgttttttacataattaaacaAACATTACGAcgatcatattattatagtgcTGTGGTATGTGACTCAGACTGCTGAGCCCAGGCTTTCAGATTGTAACCCTTATGAAGATATTTCTTTGAAGATACATCTTTTTTTGGTCTGAGGTGTTAAATGTTTGAACTGTGTGATATCTCCAACCCAGGAGGGTTGGGTATGGCAATAAATGTCGAATCTTAAAAAGGTCCATATCATGCAGTGGACTATCTAGCATACCTGGGCAAGTGCTCCGTAGAAGAGAACTCCTGGCTGTTGGCTGGTATGATGTCGGGCTTGGCGTCGCTCCGCCAGTATTGCCCGCACTTGGCGCTCTCTAGTATCTCATCCGTGCTGCTGTAGCGCGCAAGCTCGCGCGGTTGTGGTCTGCAAGTTTACCATCAGATgaataattattaggtattatttccTTACTGACAGTTTAGGGTGTAAATGTTTTTCGACTAATCCTGTAGTAGCTTCCTAGGGTCTTTTActgggttctaccttttttggcataagatttatttgcctaatctcgtattgcatagtaacgtttggtcaaagtctcgttacgcccaAATTcttatggcataaatctcgtttagtaaaaagttatttcgcataacattgtttagcctaataatggtataggtatacgtttattttataatattatgtataagtaagtatatattctagtgtttacaatatagatattaaacaaaattaaactgtcctcattgtctttcgcactacctatcactttctccacaacgcccaaggttaactggaagagaatgcttttagcattaagttcgcctatgtacaaaattaatttatgtgcaataaagaatttaataataataataataatggtattgccaaatcttgaatagcctaataatgctatggcataggtttatacaaagtaataatattcgtttggctttaactttgacgcagcgtctccctacatagcgctaactggtgccttgtattgtttccgctgtttggaaaacgctccgctgcgctccgctttggttttgatgaacatgtgcacctaacacactcctcctcgctttgctcgtcgtcgcacctatttttaggtttcgatctcatggggtttgtaataattatattggtctttaactttcgattttttgatcatacaatatcgtgattttcgggatgtaggagaaaaataccacaatttgtacatttactacatacttaatatattatttattaagataacattaggagaaacaagattatacataggtatagacgaacataaatttgagcaaacgaaacttcttaggtgtttaaagattgtgcctaaagagttttagacgaaacgagccttatgccacataagtcttggcaaagtgatggttcggccaaaaaagtttagaccatacgagttatgcgaaatgagttttggtcaataaagattatgcgagatgagcggaaccccttTTACTGTGATATGCATGTTTGTGTAGCAGATTTAGGCTGGTTTTACAGACTCGAAACATGTAACTAAAGGGATCGTTCCTGAGTCACTAAACTATTCCCAGCCCTGACTGCCAGCAGTGGCTTTAAAACCAGCCTTACAGGGgttcaatttcaaaatatattgtaagtaCAGTTATTTATATGCCCTCATAATCATTACTCTCACGCGCAGTGGAAAAGTTCCatctgccattgacgttctATATGTCAATggaatttttttcattgctcgtgactcGTGAGTATATCTTCGGAGGCATACTTTTAGCCTAACCCAAAATCCGGCCAAACTCTACTCACCGTCTCTCCCCAAGCATGGCATTATTGAAAGCAGCCAGCACGCACCGCCGGGCCAGCCGCAGCTTGGCCTCGGCTTTGTCTCGTCGGCTGAGCGTCAGGGCTCTGGCGGCCGAGTGGGAGCGACGCGACGGCAGCTTGAGCGGGAACGAGACCGCCATACCGTCGCCAGTTGGGAAGACTAGGCGGAGCTCTGGGTAGGGAGGAGTAAGAAAGGAAGTAAGATAAAAAATGTGCGGAATAGTATTGATTATCATCAATATTCAATTTTATCAAACGATTGAAAAGCTCATAGGGAAAACTAGTTAAAAACAATAGCCAGAAAGTCTGAGTACATCGAATGatgcaattatttattatgattataatgcCCCTCGATCATGAAATTGTCGGggtatgtttattatattaaataaggATTGCTTCATCAAAAACAGGAGTAGGTATATGGGTATAAATAGGGTAAAGGTATAACTTGTTCATATGATCAGAATTTTGATGAGTAAATTATGCAGGTAGTTCCGATTAATCCTAGATACACAAAATAccttttaaaaccggaaggtAGAATAGATAATaaaggtataggtacctaaatattcaTTACTCCGGCCAACTTTTCCACATTCGTGCAAAAACGAAGTTGGAAAAAGCAAACTTAATTAATGTTTCAACACTTGCGCGGAATTCAACTGTAGGTGGTTGCAAAAGCTGAAAGTTGTGTAAAATTCTGCCAATTCCACCGAACATTCTGGATACAGTTCCGAAAACTAGTAATAGTTGGGTGCATCAAGATTCTACCAAGATGGCGGGAAATACAGGACAGGGCTGTATTTAGAACTAACATCAGCAGTAAAACTAGAATTAAAACGACGACGCGACGCAAAGGAGGTAGCCGAACTGTAATTGTATGTACCCGGACAATACCACCCCTATTAAATAGCGtagggactaacataacaacGTAGAAAATTTAAGGGTATTTGCAGACCCCAGGCTATCTATTTGAATCGGTGTCCTATTTCTATTAATGTcataaaatatctataaatTAATGAGTTATTAAAATTGAAACCAAACTTATAAATTTATCACTTAATTATACTAAACGTACTTTAGAGCTCTTGTAAACCAGACACTACAAAGCGTAGCCGCAAACCTTCATTTATTTACGTAAGCCCCAACATTCTGTTCAACAAAACACGACCGTGTTGCCACAATAGCCAACTAGCCACTTCACAAAGCGACGCCCGAATCCGTCGCTGAATGGCGGGCGCCGAGAGCGGCGTAATAAGGAACTATTCAAGCCCGTTCCGTTAGATTACATGTTCTGTGAACTTCCTCACAATGCCTGCCAACCTAGTACTTTTATTCAGTTTGAAAAGTTTTTTCGTATTTTTGGATTTAGCAGTGATTAAATTGTGCCTGAATTAGGCCCGTAACATTTTTTGGCTATAATTTACAACTAAAGTGTATAATAGGCAGCTATTTCGTCGGTAATGGCTAATCTAAACATTCTGTTCTTCTACCTATTTGTAGGTTTTATACGACCATTTAGTTTTAGATTGCAAATCCTAACTGCTAAAATTAAGATGTAACATGAGTATCGTAGGTAACTATTTAGGTGGGTACCATTTTTGAAAAGTATGAACCTACTTTTTACCTAGTAGTATGTAACTATACGTTACACTACAATTTACAAAGAGACCTTTTGTCTGAAACCTTACGTAGAATCTCCTAAAATTCTTCTAAAATCCCAAAGTGTCTCACACCTACATTATCGATGCAACTATCACGTAAGACTATTCAAACAGCGCTGAACTTTCAACCGTGGAATAAATTACCAACTATTAACCCGGAGTTACTCTAGCTCAGtatttttcaacctgtgggtcgcgaccccctggggggtcgcgaaatatttttttataccaagGGGGTCGCATCAtcaaaaaggttgaaaaacactgctctAGCTAAACAAAAACGTACCAACGGGGACTATCACGCAATCGGTACCTTTAAAACAATGAGATCGAGTAACGGTTTGCGTAGCAGCgcttttttaacaaaaaaaaacgtaatctAGTGTGACCACAGGCCCGGTAGGTTCTAAACTTGTCCTCACCGCTGAAACTTTCACGTGATTCAGCCAATCAGCTGTGACCTTCTGCCCTCTTTGCAACCTTCAGTAGGAAAATACCTAGTCCAGTATAATTGGCATTGGCagtatttataagtagtttCCCATCAAGGTCGAAATTACATTTTAAgattgtatgtattaaacatctcttttttaacaataaatttaaatttaaggcAGACTTAACCAGAAATCTTTCATAACTACTTATAAAgtctatatataatatttaaaagttaacGTTAAGCACAATTTGTTAATGCACCTGTGTGTACATGCTTTGGAACATAGTTAGATCAGATTGTATGATTTTGTTTACAACTAATGTATGAACTATGTACCGTtttgtatacctaaataaataaaataaaataaaaaataaataaataaataatcactAGGCAATAGGCAACCGTAGTGAGCGTTGATATGAAGGCATCTTAAAATTCATAATTCAGATTTCGAGTAGGTAATTGGTTGTGTAAATCTCATTTTTAACATTGCCAAAGTGTGTTGAATTTAAGCAGTCCTACAATGTAATGCCTTCAGAACAGGCTCTCAATACCtgcatacttacatattatacgCTACAAGGTATGATGATTGGATGTAAACTCGCAAAGACAGTTGTACTTTGTACTGCACAGAATGTCATAATGTTGATAATTTGAAACTCAGTTACAAACTACGGGTGCAGTTGTCAAGCTCCCGTGTATCAatatcttagattaacaataaacaaacaagatGATTTGTCATTGCACATATAAAATCAAAGcaaaaaaactgtccgcattttgtttactgtcaaaccattttaagttcaacctaatgacaagcattgtaccaatgaataaagttacAAATCTTCTGACAGAACGAATTCAAAACAAGAGCTCTGTTGTTGAAgtgaggtgttatttgtcaagacttttcttttgcactgccactccatcttgttcgcaTATTCTTAATCTAAGAGATCTCTCTAGTCTAACTTGTAGCAAATGGCAACACGAGTTATAGTTGCTGCAACTCTGAAGAAATAGTTACCCGTGAGCAACGGAGACATATTTAGCTCAAACATCTACGTTACAACATTTCGTATTTGCTAGATTAAGATCCCGTGATTCACGTGTGACTATGTCTGGATAAAAGTTATGagtgtgttataattataatacaaatACTGATATTAGCGCGGTAGATACTGTTTATCTGAGACATAATTATGAGGGAGGAAAATAGTGTCAGCATGCCTTTTATCCTGTCCCAGCTGCACGAGATGGTTATCgccgtcgataaactcgtttaatgcgcctTGAACCAATCACAGCATCGTATTTATGGCCAATGTCAAGATCGCGACGCTTATCTACGTCACGATCTTGACATTGGCCATAAATACgatgaaaaatatgaatattgaTGTAGAAAACAACAAATACAACTCACCAACGTGTCTAAACCGATCAGCGAAGTCCACCAAAGCCTTCGCCCAGGTCATCTTCTTGGCTGCATCCAACAACGCCACACACGGGTCTATATCCTCCTCATGGACACTCCTACAAAACTCTGCTAAACCATCAAACTCCTTCTTACATTTCCTCTCATCCAAATCCTCCATAAACCAGGAGTTTTCTAACGAGCTTGTGTAGAGCTGATCTAAATACGGCTTGAGCACTGGACCTAGGTATTTCTTGTCTTCTTTCGCCCCTTTGTACAACCAAGTCAATATTAACTTCATCATAACGCAATCGTCTTTTAGGTCTTCTGTCCTCACATCTTTGTCTCTTCTCAAAGCGTCTATGAGACAGGCCGATGATGCATCGTAGTAATCCTTAAGTTTGTTCCATTTCTTGGATCTGTATGTGGCGAATTCTCGGCTGAACTCCCCGTTGGTTGACTGAGGGACGTTGTTCTGTAGGTATAAGTCCCTGGCTTGGTCTAGGATGATGGCGAGGATGTGGATGAGGTCTTCGATCGGTTCCTGGTCGATGGATGTCGCTTGGATGAGGTTTGCACGGAAGGTGCTGTGGTTTTCCTGTTGaattaaattcataataaGAGTTTATACAGTTTGCTTGATCATTTTCAAGCCGACAGCAAGTATATTACACTCGCtagtacacccgagtccgcgttgttctatgctcgcgagcaatgaaataatgcaatattgaagtgcTTAGGCGCCCCCTTGACGTTCaattatattgcgcaatattggAAATTGTGCAATAATTCATCGTCTAGGATTGGATTAAAGATTGCACAAACGTCATTTGGATTCAAAAcgcaattaaattttattgcacaatcaATATAGGTATTGCACAGtattattgtaggtctagGGTCCGCCTTATGCAAGCACATAAGCTtattgtcaaaaaaaatatttttaattgggtcacttggtgtcggcattttggaagtgtaacttttttattgctcgtgagtgtattttttggCCTGCTGAGTAGCCAGTGAGGTGCAACGCAAACTGGGTGCACTTTCCATCAGTTTTATGTTATGGATTCAAAAGTATTAGGCCCGCCCCGACCAGACGTATAACGCGGTTAGTAGTCACCGTGTAGCGTTACCATTCGTCTGACGGGCTTGGTAATTCTACCTATTCAGGAGGAATAATCCACCTACATTAATGTATAAAAGATTACCCTGAATGTTATTTATACACAGGTAGCATATCAGAGAATccaataataaattcttagaAGGTAGCAAAGGGGAGCGAAAATATAACGCTCGTGTTTCCGTATATTCCTTTTacatattgatttattaatagAAATAGACGAACTTTGATCTATTTAAAGAAGTTAAATAGGGATTATTTTCAGTGCTCTCCAtaatcattttaatattcTCGGCACCCTCCAATGGCTATTATAAGCATTTCAAGGAACCATATTATGTGCACGCacacttatattttatttagtactaacgagcaatgaaaaatttccagtggcaatagcaccaaattactcctaaacggaaaatagTAGCTTATAATGACGCTGTCTGAAATATTAAATGCATTTAACATGAAGGCCCATTCACACACTATTTAGTGCGAGCGTTTAGTAGACATACATTGCTGAGTATGTATGGcagattaaaaaaattgcaaatacctactatacaaCAATCCCAGCAATGTACGTCTACTAAACACACGCACTAAACAGTGTGTGAATCAGCCTGAAgacagaatattaccaactgaaaacgtttaaattggggtcatttggtgtcgaaaTATTTTAGGTGGAACTGTTTATTTGGTGTTTTTAAATCCTTATTGCCACGGACCGTATCTTTATTTTCTTGTCACTCACACAAATAGCCATACTCTTGCACTTCATCAGCCCGCGCGCCAGGCAGCTCAGGTAGGCCAGTTGTCTCCATCTGATGCAGATCTTCATTAGTGCACGATTACAGCTGATGATGACTGATTACTCACACAAATAGCCATACTCTTGCACTTCATCAGCGCGCGCGCCAGGCGGCTCAGGTAGGCCAGTTGTCTCCGGCTGTAGGAAGGTGTGCTGCCGTGGGAGCTCTTCACTTCTCTAAGGAGGTTCTCCCAACGCTTGAACAGCATCATCTCGAGGGTTTCCGAGGGGGTCGGGGGGACTTCTGTGGCTGGGGAGGGAGGAGTAATGACTTTAATAATATGGTAAACTCTAGCCTAGCTGTATTCTGTTTTAGTAACAGTGCAAAAGAGGAGAAAACTAATTCAAATCGAAAGTAGTATTGCATCTGCAGTGGAGGGGAGGATCCTTAGAAAAAGCCGGGTGATGTAGCTTGGCGGGTAGCTGCCCAACGATTAGCGTTGGGAATTTatgcctatttatttatagctgCTGGATCTTGATGTGGAACTCCATAATGCTTGGGATTTCTGCTTATTTCGCTTCTCTGCCATGACATGATTTTTCAACTTAATTGATAAGAAAGGAGGCCAAAAAGCTACAGAGCTATCTATCCATATCCATATACATCTAATCGCTCACATTGCTGCCCTCTAGCCCACAGTCCCTTCAAAGTCTGCTGCAAGCAAGCGGCGTTCCGCGCCCAGTCCGCGGCGGCCCCGCGGGGCACCTCCAGGGCGAACCCTGAGGGCTGCTGGCATCCATCAACATGTTTCCATAATAACAACCTCTAAGCTTACCCTGCTGCTTCTGTGATATCCGTACTCTGCCAGTAGTCTTCGAATAAGTTGGCACGGACTGAATGCCAT encodes the following:
- the LOC105384335 gene encoding uncharacterized protein LOC105384335, with the translated sequence MGAGGSAATARGGELRLPGAGLRFSAAQLQHSTQYLLQLQQEDRRGRMSTDTESTMESLVQRIVDGAGQKDARFRCCHMLALHRDKKMRSRSLEYLVTLDALPPLNSGAEDIEVQEGPVGYAKIRLSGRLADQWEEFLTPNGYLCRDALVSRWVELIASCAHARGGGSSRVLGARHTPPDPGAYCYVEKVSPPSPPEQRLAIVEGAAWVMVRAGGGAAEAKLVLAVRGRGCVARVAAPLTHALASVHYEAAQTGFYCCAIGPPSTTVCSERPATWQKWAPGLDAALDAHCSDDGAAGRVAAALNALVDRLREGVPEGSLLLVSRYMVSCALRRRVYRSGLAATAAARALVTSLAPHAFLLTLDDLISVCLGHQPSGFALEVPRGSLSRRALRGAAADWARDAACLQQTLKGLWARGQQATEVPPTPSETLEMMLFKRWENLLREVKSSHGSTPSYSRRQLAYLSRLARALMKCKSMAICENHSTFRANLIQATSIDQEPIEDLIHILAIILDQARDLYLQNNVPQSTNGEFSREFATYRSKKWNKLKDYYDASSACLIDALRRDKDVRTEDLKDDCVMMKLILTWLYKGAKEDKKYLGPVLKPYLDQLYTSSLENSWFMEDLDERKCKKEFDGLAEFCRSVHEEDIDPCVALLDAAKKMTWAKALVDFADRFRHVELRLVFPTGDGMAVSFPLKLPSRRSHSAARALTLSRRDKAEAKLRLARRCVLAAFNNAMLGERRPQPRELARYSSTDEILESAKCGQYWRSDAKPDIIPANSQEFSSTEHLPRVVRRRSRRRRPATSYGFPEITITSQSDPQTLRRKYHTLRTLVYTEPIESVKEMRRPRSAGSSVRAKEMSRPSLLETLDFINGVKDALCVEDSCTSDVEDAPWSAHTDWILAQSQPLTVLSRLSAAQLPHLMPGDLVAALLRRGNFTVLQELCPWLWESSEGALFSLHRLARAARSRSSERPSNAWKLPEATMTTEPEQRYRARAPDYTSADEAPQPPPLPRIASRKLVTQKIQADFTPPKRLQELENHLKHLEIMNEKLNLPQSLTKTYQSSNKLNENCTGIINPLYDVKIPKDKFTTKRSKSLGRSFSARKVGLEVSRYNITLGRRSGKTTNDVVTAISGTTDETGLDGKRNFFQRYTSTASVVGDSYKVSRVTID